The DNA window TCCAAAAAGATTTAGAGGTAAAATCGTCAAATAAGacttatacaaaaacaataaataatctaatCAATTACGTTCTAATAAGCTGCTAAACGTAACGTAACGTAAAGCTAAAAACGAGttccaaaataaatcaaacgttATTTGTATATGGTTAAACATTTCCTAAAGGGCAGAGTGTTCACCGCGTTCCCTATTAAAATGGGAATAACAAAGggcaattatttatattgaaacgaACCAGTAAGTGGCGTGCAGCTCACGAAATGTTTAATTGACTTATTGAGAAtgagtttttaaatctatcgTTACCATCGCGCATCGGTTGCTCATCGTTTTATGTCAGGGGCGCAGTATATGGAGGTTTATCAGAAGGTTTATTATGAtcaaagttttatgtaaatgcGGTGATTATAAAGTCCTTCTTTGATTTTATTCAATCATTTATAGGAACTTGATAAGCCTTCTTAATAATGGTGATTTATTGTGATTAACGATTGAGCTACAAATGAAgattataaaatctttaaaattaattatattattaaaattataggaTCAGAGCAAATTTGAAAATGGTTTGCTCTGTTTGTGATGAAAAAGGGATTTCGTCTTATTCGTGAACTGAGTTTTATAGATGGAGATTAAGAGATAGCGGTAGGCTCCCTCTCATTTGTTTCATTTCTCATTTGTTTATCGTACATTATAACATTCGTTTCGGGTTACATTTGTGTCGTTAATTTTCACGATAACAATGTCCTATTGTTCTATAAGATccttcttaaattaataaatacaatgttaCATATTTGTAGTTAATTAGAATCCTTGCTTTCTATATTGGCCTGACGTTAAAGCAATGACACTAATGTAGGCTATGGTTATTAGAGTAAATTAGTACGCCAAAagatacttaaaatttaaattggcaggtataaaaataatgtattgttattaatttatacaattgctcgcgaaatgaaattgtttgttttgggataaataacataacttttacttgttaaatgatttttttaatttagcgtGATTCGTATAGAGCATGGTACTATGGAGACAACAAAAGTTATGAATTTCGTACCTATCCCAGCCGACTTCGTaaacaaagataacattttaaattcattattaaataacaataagaatagctaaaattattttctgaataGTTGCCAGTGGGAAAGCGCACGAAAATTGTCACCACATAACACCTACGAGGAAATTGTATTATCTAACAAACAGTACCAACAATTTATTGCCTAGCTACAAAATAGTTCATAAGAAAACATTGATAATATGTTGAAAAAAGTGTTGCACAATTTTATAGAATTGTTTTGAGAATACATGCTGTTACACTggcttttttgttgttatttgatttaCTCCTACTGATTCTGCAATGaagacaaacatttattttttctaagtcataataaataaatgacaaccCTACTTGCGATCAAGCTAGTCAATGACATGGAAAGACGTTTGTACCTATAAAGTGATCTTTTTAAGAACGACAAAAAACGGATAGCTTTAAACTGGATAGTACTTATTttatacgtaaaaaaaaacagtctatTTCAGACTATCCTTTTTCTATATCTCTATCGAAGTTACCAATTTAGCTGACTGAACTAAAACAAGTAACAAATTCTAATGATTCGAACTCTGATCATAACAACATCCATATTTATGAAACTTTCCTTATCCAATTGTCTAGAGagagaacaataaaaataaataaaattagatgaGTCAGATATTTTACGTACGTTTTCACGTATACTACTTAATCGAGAGGTAAGCTGCGAGGGCCAGATTTGTGAGGGGCGGGAGGCAGGTGCAATATTATACCCTCTGTTACACGGGTCACTGGGCACTACGCACAACTAAAACACATTGTAATCTCCCACCGAACGCGAGcaattgtataaattaataacaatacattatttttatacctgccaatttaaattttaagtatctTTTGGCGTACTAATTTACTCTAATAACCATAGCCTACATTAGTGTCATTGCTTTAACGTCAGGCCAATATAGAAAGCAAGGATTCTAATTAACTACAAATATGtaacattgtatttattaatttaagaaggATCTTATAGAACAATAGGACATTGTTATCGTGAAAATTAACGACACAAATGTAACCCGAAACGAATGTTATAATGTACGATAAACAAGTGGGAATATCCTTCGATATTCCTATCTAAcatctacataattatgtttcttaGCCAAAATCAATCTGAGCACATTCACAGGAACCGAATAGCTAATACGTCAGAAATCAAACGTCATTTGTTTAGAAGGGTGCTGTATAAATGAGGATGAATTGACCAGGTGTAAATGCTAACTCGTGCTTAATCCGTTAGGGTGCGgtaattaatcataattgatCTACTCTAACTAGTGACTGCAAGCGTACTGGTTATATCATCATAAACTCGGTATTTTTAGAATTAACAACTCTAATACAAACTGACATTAAGATTTTAATGTAGCTCGTGGAATCAAAGAACGTTGTGAATTactcactaaaaataaaaagacaatcgttttatatttgcattggttaatgataaaataatggGGGTTGATGGTAAGCACGatagaaatgtaatttgtataaaaGTAGAATATCGTATTGAGGAGTCGCGCCGTTCGTACCACGCGCCACCGACGAGCGCTGAGAAAAAATTACCTTATGACCAAACTAACCGACTGTCATTATCTGAACTAAACAACACAATGTCAACGAATTACACGACAACTTTCTTATAATATCTGATTTTATGAACTGCGAAATGTGGCTTCAGAAATGTAAGTTCAAGGGTATTAAGTTTGCAAATTACAGTAATAATCATAAATCACGACGAAACGTCACACCGCATTCGTGACCTACATTATTTTGTGGAAAAGGAAACAAACGACGGCCGGGAACACGTCACTCAGCACCTATGATACTTAAAGAGAATTTATTGCCGGAGAAACTACTTTATCCAAGTTTGTACGCCTCGAGTCGCCTCGCGAGTGAATAGAGTAGGTCGATGGGGTTTCACGAATATTTCGTTATAGCAATCTGGTTAGGCGCACTGAGCCTAAATGGGTGAAGGCACGCTATCCTGCGAAGAGGGTTTCCAAACCAATTAAGGGCTCCACGAAGGCATGGGAGAGCCCGCAGCTGGTGGATTACGAGCTCGATGGTACTCAGTGCGATTCACCGGCGACGGGACTATAAGTGTGCGACACGCGAACCAGACCCGATCGACCGTAACATCAGGTAACGTTGCTACTCAACGTACTCACGGTACCGGGATGGTACAAACTTACAAATGAACAACACGCTTTATATTTTGGACTACTTAATTTAAAGTCGAAAAGATATCAGCTTCTTAGCCAAAACTATTTATTGTGTAAGCCACTGATTAACAAGTGTCTCTACacactaaaactttttttaacctACCGGAATTGAGGTTTTTGAAAGGAGATAAAATTggataatttatcaaaaatgggggggggaacccgatttttgaaaaaaaaaaaagaacgaagATTTCCCCTTACCATAAGGCCATATTTCCATTTGAAGAGTATTGCTTATTTTCGCTGAACACACTGGGGTTAAAAATGCTGttaccaaagaaaaaatatatttaatatgtatagtTTCGTCTATAAAGTTTGTTTCAATAAGGTAAGAATATCATGCTGAAACACAAAGTCGTTTCACAGCGCTTCAGTCAATTTCAGTGCACTCAGTAAAATTCGTACGGAGTCATGTCTCAACGACATTGTCGGATTCGCGTGCGCTCATACAATGTTTTACCTActtcgtaaaaaaaaaagaaacatgtaaGCTTAGGACTGCAGAATTTAACTTTGGAAGACATTTATAATAAGGAATAATTAAGAGGATGAATATTCGGGTATTTTAGGAACttatgacaaaaacaaacaacttacTCCTTGGTAGTTGCATGTGTAATGGATTTCAAAACTTTATGTAAAACATGGTAGACCTAGCCAAAATAAGCTCAAAGCCCCTCACTATATTAGTACACCATACCTATGATAGAAGACGTGTCATCATAGCAAgcaaacaaagtaataaaataaaaaggaaggAAAAAAAGCGCctgtcaaatattttataactacaaagttaaaaatgaaCTCACGCATACGAGTTGTATTTATAGTCTTCCTCGATCTGCGGCTGTCGCACCTGGTAGCCGAGATCAGCGCCATAGTCAGGCGGTATGATGGACCAACTGTTGTCATAATTGTAGTAGTCTCCGTACGCCATCTCTCCTTCACCCATCATTCTCATCATACACTTGCCAGTTCACGCTTAATTTACACTACActagagtttttttttggaatgtcCGAAATCACCGCAAATGCAATAAATTCACAACAAGCTTAATTATTAGATTATGATTAGAGCGATCGCGAGCCATGTAGGGACTGCGACCGGTAAGCTATCGACTGATCGATGGCTCACCGGTccttatcaataaaattgtatcgtTATCATATCTAACAGCTTTCCCCTGTGATATGGGACTTTTATAATAGGTACTTACGACTCGCACCGACGCCTATGTTGTGTACAGATAGTTATATCCAGGTTTATCTGTGTCAGATGTTATGCAGGCTAAACGTGCCAGTGTCACCTCATGTTATGAAATCCTGGAATGACAGGTGATCAACTAACATGTTTGTGATAACAACTCACAGTTACtgacataaaatatacttacttacacCTAGCAATAAGAAAACATGTACAAAAAGCAagccataataaaataaaataatatattccaattacataaaattaatgaaatattttcttaaaatcgcTTGTTTATAAGcgatttttgtcaaaatttccacgtaaattaattaagattgttACAAAAAGGCTGTTAGCTGTACCTCTGGTGGGACTCGAACCCACAATCCTCGGCTTAGGAGGCCGATGCCTTATCCATTGGGCCACAGAGGCAGGCGGCTGAACGACACGACTAGCCGCACCCGTTCGGCGGCGCCGACGACGTTGTTGCGTCACGGCGCGGCGCGTCATACTCGACGCGTACTGTGCGTTCACACAAACACACACTGATTATTGATTACACCACTCATACATAAGGAAATCAAGTACCTGCCAAACATCacaaaaattgaattgaaatataatCTTTGCGCACAGGCCTGCACTGATAGCTCATTCCAAAATGACCTATTTCTgagttatgtaaaattatttttttttttgtaactatctAAGTTCAAAGTTACAAGGTCGCTTTAGGGAGCACTTGGCTTTCGCAGCTTGTTTCTGTCTTACTCGCTTAATGTAGGTACCACTTAAGTACCATTTGTACAACTGGCACATTTTTTGTTCTGAATATGGtcgtacatattatattttcgtaGACGGTTCATTTACCTTTGATAACACGTTTTTATCACCATAGCTGTTTTTGTTTCTACCAGGATGCGTATTGTGTGGGGCCCAAAAAACAGAATcatttagataattaaataataagaatgttgccatctatttttttaagtctaatTCAAGTCTCATCGGATTAAGTTCAAAGTATACCGTATTTTACAAAGAgtgactgcctgtctgaccatCACAGACCACCTTTATGGTTAAAACAGTACCATATCGGTTTCTAAAGATGGAGTTCAGATGGAATCTCGGGTTGTGTAAAAATGACTACTCATCTAAGGAACGCCCGCAATGAAAGCGGTTTTTGCATCTGACTGATGAAACATACTCAAAATTAAAAcctaacaataaaaagaaaacaacttcTAAAACATCGGCCAGTATCAAACTCCTACATTTCTATAAGTAGATACCAACCTACCCACCCACATATCATTTTACGTCACCTTGGGACAATCTTGCGCCTTGTCAGGCACTTACtacttaatgaaataatgtttgcaAATGAGGCCTATGATTCAATTCAACGTTTTTATTTGTCTCAATTCGAATACGTCACATAAAACGTAGGCGTGTATTATCTGCACAATTTGTTAatgataatgtatttcttaTCGTCATTGatttaaacatgtttacttTGTCGAAAAACCTGCTTAGGGAGTTCCATCTAATATAATGTGTATGATAATATTACTACTACTTGCGTCTCGCTTTTTCGTAGTAATTTAAGAAATGGTTATCACAAAATGTAATCTAGTTTTTATTATGCTAAATTTTTGACCCAGTTCGGATTACTCTTGTATCTACTTCTTATACCTACTGTTTCATTAATCTCAAAAAACTCTCAAACGGCTAACCCGATATTGATAAATCTTTTCTTCATGTACAAAAAAACACAAGGTATTTGTTGAATTGCGGGTTTAAAAATCATTCAAGCTTACTTTTGTCCGTCTCTTATTCTATTAATTCAAATAACGATTTAATAAGTGTGTACGTGAACCTCGCTGGGCAGCTCATTAAGTCCCCCGGTGGCCGGTATCTAATAGTAACCAAAGCTCGACGCGTCACCGATTCTTCAATGTATCTCATTTTCGAACCGGTAGTTCTATATTTAGATCACCCGTGACACGATCATCGAgctatttagaaatatactGCTTAGGAACACACGGACAACGCAACATCGGACACGTATATATCTATCCTATTATTTAGAAAGTAACTCTGCCTGTTAGATTTTGACGTCTAAACTgcttaaccgattttgataaaattttgccTGGAGATAGTTTTAACTGGACATGGATTGCTTTATCGTTTTAACGTACACTGTGTACACGTTATTGTGGGCTGTGGTAACTAACATCCATGCGAGTAACGACGCGGGTAAAAGCTAGTAATGAATAGTTCCAACCTTGATTTATTAGTAGTTTCTACACCGGTTCAAAACTAGTTCCAAGGGTACAAGATTTTCTAGCATGAATTTATCTGTCAGAAAAACAGTCTACAACATACGTCTACAATACTTCTGGTGtcacaactaaaataaaacaaatttaccatatattatttgtataatagaataattcaatcatttttatacattggctaatattacaaacatacagaTACAATGGCTACATTTATACACACAACTATATCCCactaaatattcataaattctgtacattaattcatttaataccttttaaacagctgtatatactagctacttaaaataaaatactttttttaattaccttctACAATTAAAGCAGTAGCAACTGGAAATGTCAAAATGTCCTAAATTTTACCgagggttaaaaaaaaatattaattacgttCTTTGCTCTATCAGAGATAGGCTTTTCGAATGATTGAATTTTGTTAACGAATGTAGAAAAGGtttttgaaaaaagtattttaaatcacGTTAAGGTAGATCGCACGTCACtggacaaactaaaaaaataactttattgcttCGCATTGATATCAATATAGTAGTTACGAGTGACGTGTGATTACCAAAAGCAGATGGGGCAAGTGGTATCAAGATACTGAGCTGACGATGgactatttattttcttaaaaaatgacTACTCAACTATTGGTTGTCATGAGCATGCTGGCAATAGGTTAcataaggtttaaaaaaaacgactccctcacTAACAGATAAATCTTTGAgtcgggtttcacaaacaacaaagtcaaatgcacaaagaaaccAAGACTCGGGACAAAtcagacaaatgtttgtcctccgcggaaatcgaacccacgcaCGTCGTGGTTATTGAGTGTGGCGTTGTGGAAAACCTTTTCGAGCAGCACagtgaattaaaaatatgatcacTAAATCTTAAGGTAAGAGCTGTCAAGTGGAAACGAGACGCTGCAATGAGCAGACCCACAAACTCTGAAACCCTTACTCAAGCGGGGTTCCACGGGACAACCAATGCTTACTTTTAAAAGCCTGTAATACGGGGAGCCTACCACCCCTTTTAAagtattactattaaaattgtgGAAGAGAAATACCGCTCTATACAGTGTGTAAGGCTGTCACGCTCGCACAacgaaataataatacttttttacttttaagaggGGGTAATAGGTTCTCTGGTCAGTGCATATAGATTATAGACACCTTTCACAATGGCAACGGTTCTGCTTTAGAAGGCTTTAGAGAGCATTCAACCTCCTCTAAAGTATTACCATTAAACTTGCGGAAAAGACGCCGCGATacgatattttttacttttaaggggggggggggtaataGGCCCTCTGGTCAGCATAATCATTGTCTGCTCAGTAGTACCATGTTGTCATATTACTTGTCTAGTCGACAATTAAAATGAACGATCTCGCCGTTAGGATACCTCACAAAAGCGCTTTGATTCCCAAACCGTTTCTTACACACAAGGCAGACATTGTAATCATTTATCACAACGCTCTTCGACTCGTGAAACTGTTTCAGTTCTTGTACCTGTaacaaagataatttaatttattttatatttcgtaaATTCAATGCTTAACTTACTGTACAAAAGAGTGGTTTCGAAAGTGATTAATTTGCATTGTGCACATAATGTGAATTCATTATAAGCCCTATATAGGATACAtctttataacttaaaaaataaagaaaatagcGTAATGTTAGGGGTACTACACCACACACGTTTTATTCCCACAAAGAAAAAATGCATTGTaatttttatccgaaatactgtTGTTAGTACGTCATATCAAGTGTTATCGCGGTGACCTAATGAATTGTTAAACACAGTTAGATCATAAACGTGGGGGCGAGGTTGACACTGAtaacttaaacaatacatttatgcTTAACACAATACTGCTcgaaacattatattttagctATAAAAGCTGACTGATTGCGAGAAATATCGAACAAGTTCTGATACAATGCCGGCAATGATAAATCATTTTGATACCAGGGCTACGCGGCAACGCAATGTAATGTAACTCGTTAGaattctcgcatcgtctaaaagTCTTATGTTATACAACATTGAATAACACACAACATAGTTTATGTAACATAATCTTACTGTATATAAAATCAGTCATTGTATTAGTATCACACGTAAGATggtattacgtattttattttaaataaggaatCTAACCTGCATATGTTCAGCATACAATAATCCTTTGAGGATCTGCATTCGTCGCTTTAGCGTCAGTTGGCCGTCTAGAGCGCTTTCTAAGAAGTGCTTCAAGCGACTCAAAGGAACCGAGTCTGGCAACACCGATAAAGCCTGCAACATATGAAATGATATTGTTTATGAATGCTTTCTTCATGAgctctctcgtatcagaggccaaaGCACATTTTGGGTCCATTAGCTACCGTAGCAGAGTAGACAAATGAATCCTTTCTTGAAGCTGGAACTAAATTGTTACATAGACCTAAATTATATGAAGAAACGATCAAAAGTAGTACTAAAAATGGTGATGTTGATTGTTAAGACAGGAATGTTGATTAGTAAGATAGGGATATCTCCACAAAAAGTAGACCTATACAAgtcactgatttttttttgagctTATGACAAAGCTAACTAGTCAATTGGCAGTCTTACCTTTAACGGTGATATTTTATCAGCATGTTTCTCCAATATATCAAGGGCTGTTTCCAAATCTGGCGACGCTGTCTTCGGATGCCGCGGAACATCAGCCAGAGGCCCGCTAAGCGCACTGTCTTGACTCGGATTCATAAGAATCCTCATTAATATCACATAGACATCTTGGTTCTTATTGTTGCCATTAGTGCAGACATTCTCACAGTATCGTATAGCTCGTTCTACGTCCCCTGTGAGGAACAAAATACAAAGCAATTTAAGTTTATAACTTTTAGACAGcaacaactattttaaaacgACTGACCCTTAAATAATGGACGGATTTAAGtaattacaaaagcaaaaatcaAACCCAAACCAAATGTAGGTCTAGGCTAGGAGCAAttcttcataatatatttgtgaAGTATGACTGCAGAGGTCCCAGAACATTACCTTACAGAACTCATACATTTTGACTTCAAAGTAAATTGAACAAcgaattgaaaagaaaatatttgcgTGACTCACCTAAAATCAATACATAAATCGCGAGTGCTTGTTCGTGTCGACCTAATTTACCGTAAATGATAGCTCTTTCTTCAAAAAAGCCATCTTTCGGGAAATGTAATACAAATCTCTCAGGTGTATAATGAGTGGATTTCTCTAGAAACGCTACTAATTTCGCTTTAGTATGTTCTATTTCTGCTTCTGTTGCGTTTTCTTTCTTATTCGTTATTTTCTCACTGTACATGTTAATTAAAGCGTCGTGGAACAGTGGGCTATTATCGTTCCAAGTATGTATGACGTGTTCTAAATAAGGTATTACTAGAGAGTTGTGTTTCTTCAGCAGGAAGTCTAGAATCTTTGGGCGAGGCAAGTTTTCTACTTCGACAATATCTTCAGTGAAGATTTTCAGGCCTTTTTCAGGATGCTCCTTTAAAATCCAGTCTGAGAattcgaaaattaaatttatgtgttCAGCacctgaaatattaaaaaaaaaacattaggcgataaaatctaaattgttaaattatgcATATTTACTTTGAATATCTGTATAGTCagtaacttttataaaatgctATATACGAACCAAGTTGCTGTAAATAATTCTTGGTTCCTTGATAACCTTCTAAGCTGGAATCTGGTTCTTTGGCTTGCTCTTTCAGCAGCTGAAGCGCTTTCATGTGCTGTCCCTTGGTTTGATACAGAATGATAAGTTCGCTGTGCTTGCTGTGCTGAAGGAGCATCTTTTCAGCTTCTTCTAAACGGCAGTTGTTTACGCGCAAAAGTGGAGCGACTAAGGCATCGTTGACCTGTCATGGAGTTGACAAAAGCacttagtaaaataaaacctaagGTTGAGTAAGAAGGCACTaacttttttacaaattatggaTGTACGACACGAAAGAatgacaaatttaaaatgttatttttggtaTATCTAAGGTATTAAATACCGCAGCTGATCAAATTTTGTACGTGAGAGAAAAAAATCTTtggaataaattgtttattttaataacacaaacggtataaaaatattactgtgtTGCGCCGAAATGGGTtgactaaaattataatttacctgTAAATAGCACTTCAACAAGGTAGTGTCAATTAATTCTAACTGTTGCGTCACGTTTCTGTGTCCGGCGCCTTCAGCACGACTCTCTGGAAACCCT is part of the Trichoplusia ni isolate ovarian cell line Hi5 chromosome 7, tn1, whole genome shotgun sequence genome and encodes:
- the LOC113496082 gene encoding vam6/Vps39-like protein, whose amino-acid sequence is MHEAYEISHLLNATVQIEAIAAYENNLLLGTRQGHLLMYSVSQANGNQKYELRLLRYCKNFSKKPINQIEVIPEENLLLCLTDNVLSTYNINGVNFPLVKTFDQTKGASLFALDNKPTTSMTGESNSVVRLCVAVRRKLQLYYGKNGEFKQHLFDFNIPDVPKVMSWGQQYLCLGFKSEYVLYDLSSGNPNELFPTSSSKFLEPTVAKYSETSFLLGRDQTSVLVEEAKNIDIKKTIKWSEAPIAVVWDEPYVLGLISDQVIVQTVEPALFIQTLPELNKARLMYRCKRGLIFVSSVGQVWCLSSVDITKQRQQLLKDKHFQIAIELTSLSDCTPEEKEQKIHSIKVLYALELFEMKLYSQSMKEFLKLGTDPAEVIKLFPELDGKTDDEKEKTKKLTGRDLETALTALIEYLKQLRADIGFPESRAEGAGHRNVTQQLELIDTTLLKCYLQVNDALVAPLLRVNNCRLEEAEKMLLQHSKHSELIILYQTKGQHMKALQLLKEQAKEPDSSLEGYQGTKNYLQQLGAEHINLIFEFSDWILKEHPEKGLKIFTEDIVEVENLPRPKILDFLLKKHNSLVIPYLEHVIHTWNDNSPLFHDALINMYSEKITNKKENATEAEIEHTKAKLVAFLEKSTHYTPERFVLHFPKDGFFEERAIIYGKLGRHEQALAIYVLILGDVERAIRYCENVCTNGNNKNQDVYVILMRILMNPSQDSALSGPLADVPRHPKTASPDLETALDILEKHADKISPLKALSVLPDSVPLSRLKHFLESALDGQLTLKRRMQILKGLLYAEHMQVQELKQFHESKSVVINDYNVCLVCKKRFGNQSAFVRYPNGEIVHFNCRLDK